CCGCCGAGATCTTCGCCAAGAAGGACGACGACGGCAAGCCTCTGATCGACAAGATCCTCGACACCGCCGGACAGAAGGGAACCGGAAAATGGACCGCAATCTCCGCGCTCGATCTTGGTCAGCCGGTTACGCTGATCGGCGAGAGCGTCTTTGCGCGCTGCCTGTCGGCGCTCAAGGACGAGCGAGTTGCGGCTTCCAAAGTCCTCGAAGGGCCGAAGAAGGTCCTTACCGTCTCCGAGAAGAAGGAGTTCATCGAAGACGTTCGTCGCGCTCTCTACTGCTCCAAGATGGTCAGCTACGCTCAGGGTTACATGCTGCTGCGCGCGGTTGAGAAGGAGCAGAACTGGGACCTGAACATGGGCGGCATCGCGCTGATGTGGCGCGGCGGCTGCATCATCCGCAGTGTCTTCCTGGGCAATATCAAGGCGGCGTTCGACAAGAACCCCAAACTCGAGAACCTGCTGCTCGACGGCTTCTTCTCCGGCGCGTTGAACAAATACGGCTGGTCGTGGCGCAAGGCCGTCATCCACGCCATCGAGATCGGCATCCCCATGCCGGCCTTCTCAACCGCGCTCTCCTTCTACGATGGCTACCGGACAGCGAGCCTTCCTGCAAACCTGTTGCAGGCTCAACGCGACTTCTTCGGTGCGCATACCTACGAGCGTGTCGACAAGCCGCGCGGCGAGTTCTTCCACACCAACTGGACAGGCCGTGGTGGAAGAGTGTCGTCAACCACCTATAACGCGTAAACGAGAGACGTCCCAACAGACAAAGGGCGGGCCATGGCGGCTCGCCCTTCTGTTCAGCTCATCAGGCCTGGGCTCCTGATATCTCTAAAATTCTTTCGAGTTACTGCAAACGCTGCCAGGCGTCGTAGGTAAAGATGCCCACAATGGCAACCGTCATCGCGGCTGCTGCAACACCCAGCACACGAACGATGGGTTGAATCTGGTTGACCTTCCGAACGATCTCGTTCTGTTCGTGTTGTTCATGAGATTCGGTATCGCTCAGAAAGAGTTGGTCTTCTTCATAACGTGTAAGTTGACCGCGGTAAGCGAGTAGCGCGAGAAAACAGGCTGCCACTACTCCCCAGATGATGAGCATGATTGGAATTGCACTCATAGATGCTTCCTCCACCCTTAAGGGTCGAACGACATTGGGCGATCCCGGAACTGGCGGGTACGGGCCGGCAGCATGCTCGTATCGACAGCGGGGGTAGCCGTCCGACGGAATCATACGCCTGCCGGGAAACAATGAACCAGCTTTTTACAACCAACGAACTCAGGAAGTGACAGTTCGGCGCCTCCTAGTGACGGGCCAGCAGGTAGATAGCGATACCTGCAATCGCCGCCACCAGCAGGATGACCAGACCCATCAAAGTAGCGATAAACTTCGCCGCGCGATCCCGCGCCTCCGCAGAGGGCTGCGTGATGCCAAAGGTATTGATAAAGGCATTTGCGAGAAAGAGCAGCGGTTTCATCATCTTCCATTCCAGACCTGCGCCATGTTTTTGCGGTCGTTTGTTGCACCTGCATCCCCTTACAGGGTGGCGCATCTATTTAAGATATCAGGCAGATTCCGCTATGGAACAGTTGCCTGGCAGCTCGGTAGCGGGATCGGCTCGGTTTTGTTAAGGGCACGGCTTCAGCCATGCCGCAAAGACCTGGTGGTTTTCGACTTGCTCCTCCCAATAGCTGGGGCATACACTTAAGAAGGTTCTGAATTAAGGAGATTCAATGTCTACTGCAACCGTTACCCCTACCGCTGAAGTTGTTACCGGTGCCCCTGTTTCGACGCAGCCGGTCACCCTTACCCCTGCGGCAATCGCCAAGGTGAAGGAGATCATGGGCGGGCAGGATCCGGTTCCAGCCGGCCTGCGGATCGGCGTTGTAGGCGGTGGCTGCTCCGGCTTCCAGTACTCCATGTCGTTCGAAAACCAGGCTGGCATGATGGACAAGGTCTATAAGTTCGACGATCTGAAGGTCTTCGTCGACGCCACCTCGGCCATGTATCTGCAAAACTGCACGGTCGACTACGTGGAAACCCTCGAAGCGGCGGGCTTCAAGTTTGAGAATGCAGCCGTGAAGTCAACCTGCGGTTGCGGATCCAGCTTCAGCGTCTGAATGATTGAACGCTTTGATCGAAGCGGGGCCCCGGCGATGCCGGGGCTTTTTGCTGCCCTAAAAGTGCAAGCGGCGAATCTGTTACGTCAACGTCTAAGATTGGGACAAGGCAATATCCTGCTGACAGGAGCTTTTAATCACACGGTATGAATGAGTTTGTCGTTCGGCTGTCGGATGAGCGGGGTCGCATTCAGGAGCAGACCTATTCGGCTGCGACCGCCGAGGAGCTGCGCGCGCGCTTCACCCAGGCAGGCTACTATGTCTACTCGGTCAAGGCGAAGGGCGCACTGTCTTCCGCCGGACGCAAAAAGGTCAAACTCGATAACTTCCTCATCTTCAACCAGCAGTTTCTGACGCTCATCCGCGCCGGCCTTCCCATTCTCGGTTCGCTGGAGTTGCTGGGACGGCGGCAGAAGGTGGCGCACTTTCGCGCTCAGCTTGAAGACGTCGCCGCGCGCGTAAAAACCGGCGAGTCGATCTCTCAGGCATTCGAGGCGCAGGGCGGGTTCCCGGTCGTCTACACGACCACGCTTCTGGCAGGGGAGCGCTCAGGCAACCTCGAGGAGGTCCTCGATCGCTACCTCAGCTTTCAGCGTGTCTCCCTCACCTTCCGCAAGAAGTTAAAGGCGAGCCTAATCTACCCGGCTCTACTGGTCATCGTCGTTATAGGGCTGTTTATTTTTCTCATCACATTTGTCGTCCCACGTTTCGCGCAGCTCTATGAGCAGCTCGGAACGCAGCTTCCTGCGTTGACGACTTTTCTCCTCAGTCTCGGCCAGAACGCCCAGCGCTACGGCATCTACTTCGCAGCCGTGCTCGGCGGTCTCGGCTTCCTCTTCTACCGCTGGACAAAGACCGATGCAGGGGCCAACGCTGTGGACAGAGTGCGCATCGGTCTTCCAATCTTTGGCCCTGTCTGGCTCAAGTACCAGGTAGGACTCTTCTCTCGCACGCTCTCCACTCTGCTGACCGGCGGCCTTCCCCTGGTCCCCTCGTTGGAGACGGCCGCCAAATCCATCGACTCGCGCCAGGTTGCGAATGCCGTCTTCAAGTCGGTAGAGACCGTCCGCGAGGGCAAAGGCCTTGCAAGAAGCCTAGAACAGACAAAGGCATTCCCTGAACTTGCAATCGAGATGATTGAGGTCGGCGAATCGACCGGAGCGCTCCCGCAGATGTTGAACTCCGTGGCGGAGTTCTTTGAAGAAGATGTCCAGACCAACCTGACTGCGGCAATGAGCCTGATCGAGCCGCTGATCCTCATCGTCATGGGCGTTGTGGTCGTAACAATTTTGATTGCCCTCTATCTGCCCATCTTCAGCCTAAGCGCCGGTGGAACAACAAACTAGAGCAGTTTCCCTTGAGGTGCAATCGCC
This region of Acidobacteriota bacterium genomic DNA includes:
- the gnd gene encoding decarboxylating NADP(+)-dependent phosphogluconate dehydrogenase, translated to MSEGTCDIGLVGLAVMGQNLVLNMNDHGYKVAVFNRTTSKVDDFVNNEAKGTQVVGAHSAEELCKLLKRPRRVMLMVKAGDVVDQTIEHVLPYLEKGDIIIDGGNSLFTDTNRRTKELADKGILFIGTGVSGGEEGARFGPSIMPGGNAAAWPHVKEIFQAISAKVEDGTPCCDWVGQDGAGHYVKMVHNGIEYGDIQLICEAYQLLKEALGLSADELAEIFAEWNKGELDSYLIEITAEIFAKKDDDGKPLIDKILDTAGQKGTGKWTAISALDLGQPVTLIGESVFARCLSALKDERVAASKVLEGPKKVLTVSEKKEFIEDVRRALYCSKMVSYAQGYMLLRAVEKEQNWDLNMGGIALMWRGGCIIRSVFLGNIKAAFDKNPKLENLLLDGFFSGALNKYGWSWRKAVIHAIEIGIPMPAFSTALSFYDGYRTASLPANLLQAQRDFFGAHTYERVDKPRGEFFHTNWTGRGGRVSSTTYNA
- a CDS encoding iron-sulfur cluster assembly accessory protein, whose translation is MSTATVTPTAEVVTGAPVSTQPVTLTPAAIAKVKEIMGGQDPVPAGLRIGVVGGGCSGFQYSMSFENQAGMMDKVYKFDDLKVFVDATSAMYLQNCTVDYVETLEAAGFKFENAAVKSTCGCGSSFSV
- a CDS encoding type II secretion system F family protein, whose protein sequence is MNEFVVRLSDERGRIQEQTYSAATAEELRARFTQAGYYVYSVKAKGALSSAGRKKVKLDNFLIFNQQFLTLIRAGLPILGSLELLGRRQKVAHFRAQLEDVAARVKTGESISQAFEAQGGFPVVYTTTLLAGERSGNLEEVLDRYLSFQRVSLTFRKKLKASLIYPALLVIVVIGLFIFLITFVVPRFAQLYEQLGTQLPALTTFLLSLGQNAQRYGIYFAAVLGGLGFLFYRWTKTDAGANAVDRVRIGLPIFGPVWLKYQVGLFSRTLSTLLTGGLPLVPSLETAAKSIDSRQVANAVFKSVETVREGKGLARSLEQTKAFPELAIEMIEVGESTGALPQMLNSVAEFFEEDVQTNLTAAMSLIEPLILIVMGVVVVTILIALYLPIFSLSAGGTTN